From Drosophila virilis strain 15010-1051.87 chromosome X, Dvir_AGI_RSII-ME, whole genome shotgun sequence, the proteins below share one genomic window:
- the Lztr1 gene encoding leucine-zipper-like transcriptional regulator 1 homolog — MLKSILGADTNGSGEDIPSGGVGVANGSSGGSGSGSSTSAGALSRASYGLGSSSISSGLSAVCGLVGSGSASRSGSGSGSTSGGSTPASVFCPACVANSSQQQQQQQLAYASGAEAFQLRESKSGKRIKARKSASTAGCLDAQHIRNNLKMSTSSSMRSTRGNGNGAGSSSSSSTASAVVPFAGCSLAYDGSSNGSCSSVNGKAISPGSYSCNALNVDFNSYTATHQWTRMLECAEFVGAKRSKHTVVAYKDAMFVFGGDNGKNMLNDLIRFGVKDKSWGRACATGTPPAPRYHHSAVVAGSSMFIFGGYTGDIHSNSNLTNKNDLFEYKFLSAMWVEWKFSGRQPVPRSAHGAAVYDNKMWIYAGYDGNARLNDMWTLNLTGENHQWEEVEQQGDRPPTCCNFPVAVARDAMYVFSGQSGLQITNSLFEFHFKTRTWRRISNEPVLRGATSAPPSRRYGHTMVHHDRFLYVFGGSADSTLPNDLHCYDLDSQVWSVIHPEQNSDVPSGRVFHASAVIGDAMYIFGGTVDNSVRRGDTYRFQFSSYPKCTLRDDFGKFFQEKQFCDIQFVVGAEEIRILAHIAFVAARSKYLRNKILSAREARQQQMEKVYGVGQVDALVLYTGVGADREPMLEVRLSHASPEAFEIILNYIYTDRIDLKDSYSKNIIILITDIYQLAGLFTMPRLAHGCIQYLDYKINKINVLEALYNADKNNIKIIKDHCMQFIIKEENFTEVVMSSEFSDLDKPLLVEIIRKRLHPSKLVLDISFESNIGTTLELDMALFLETTGKDFCDISLILEDHVIPAHKSVLSARCTYFQGMFRSFMPPDNTVNIQIGEISPSLEAFHSLLRYIYYGETKMPPQDALYLFQAPCFYGLSNNRLHAFCKYSLEHNITSENVLQTLEASDITKIYDIKDYALKLIVKDFAKVARLPKLGGLSRELLLEIIRAVADSQGEFLTRININADI, encoded by the exons ATGCTAAAGTCCATACTTGGCGCGGACACGAATGGTTCTGGGGAAGATATACCAAGCGGAGGCGTTGGCGTGGCCAACGGCAGTAGTGGCGGGAGTGGCAGTGGTAGCAGCACCAGCGCTGGAGCACTAAGCCGAGCCAGTTACGGCCTTGGCTCCAGCTCAATATCCAGTGGCCTAAGTGCTGTCTGTGGCCTTGTCGGAAGTGGAAGTGCGAGTCGCAGTGGCAGTGGGAGTGGGAGTACTAGCGGTGGTAGCACACCAGCCTCCGTGTTTTGTCCCGCATGCGTAGCAAACAgctcacagcagcagcagcagcagcagttggcatATGCCTCTGGGGCTGAGGCGTTCCAATTGCGAGAATCAAAATCGGGCAAGCGGATTAAGGCGCGCAAAAGTGCATCAACGGCTGGCTGCTTGGACGCACAGCATATACGCAACAATCTGAAGATGTCCACATCGAGCTCAATGCGAAGCACacgcggcaacggcaacggcgctggaagcagcagcagtagcagcacgGCATCCGCTGTGGTACCATTCGCTGGCTGCAGTCTGGCATACGatggcagcagcaatggcagctgcagcagcgtcaATGGTAAAGCCATCTCTCCGGGCAGCTACAGCTGCAATGCGCTCAATGTGGACTTCAACTCCTATACGGCTACGCATCAATGGACACGCATGCTGGAGTGTGCCGAGTTTGTGGGCGCCAA GCGTAGCAAGCATACGGTGGTTGCCTACAAGGATGCCATGTTCGTGTTCGGCGGTGATAATGGCAAGAACATGCTCAACGATTTGATAAGGTTTGGGGTCAAGGACAAGTCATGGGGACGGGCATGCGCAACGGGCACACCACCAGCACCGCGCTATCATCATTCAGCTGTTGTCGCGGGCAGCTCAATGTTCATCTTTGGCGGCTATACGGGCGACATACATTCCAACTCAAATTTGACCAATAAGAATGATTTGTTTGAGTACAAATTTCTCAGCGCCATGTGGGTGGAATGGAAATTCTCGGGCAG GCAACCCGTGCCACGCTCGGCGCATGGTGCTGCAGTTTATGATAACAAAATGTGGATTTATGCCGGCTACGATGGCAATGCACGACTCAATGATATGTGGACGCTTAATTTGACCGGTGAGAATCATCAATGGGAGGAGGTGGAACAGCAGGGTGATCGTCCGCCAACTTGTTGCAATTTTCCCGTTGCCGTTGCTCGCGATGCCATGTATGTCTTCTCTGGCCAGAGTGGCTTGCAGATAACAAATTCGCTGTTTGAGTTTCACTTTAAGACGCGCACCTGGCGTCGCATCTCTAATGAGCCGGTGCTGCGTGGTGCCACGTCGGCGCCACCATCACGCCGCTATGGTCACACCATGGTGCATCACGATCGTTTCCTGTATGTGTTTGGTGGTTCGGCAGACTCCACGCTGCCAAATGATTTGCACTGTTACGATCTGGACTCGCAGGTGTGGTCTGTAATACATCCGGAACAGAACTCAGATGTGCCATCCGGTCGTGTGTTCCATGCATCGGCCGTAATTGGCGATGCAATGTATATATTTGGCGGCACCGTCGACAACAGCGTCCGACGTGGCGATACGTATCGCTTTCAGTTCTCCAGCTATCCCAAGTGTACGCTGCGCGACGACTTTGGCAAGTTCTTTCAGGAGAAGCAATTCTGTGACATTCAGTTTGTGGTGGGCGCTGAAGAGATACGCATTCTGGCGCACATTGCCTTTGTGGCGGCACGCTCCAAGTATTTGCGCAACAAGATATTGTCGGCGCGCGAGGCGCGTCAACAGCAAATGGAGAAGGTTTATGGTGTTGGTCAGGTGGATGCATTGGTATTATATACGGGCGTCGGTGCGGATCGTGAGCCCATGCTAGAGGTGCGACTGTCACATGCCTCACCCGAAGCTTTCGAGATCATACTTAACTACATCTATACGGATCGCATTGATTTGAAGGACTCCTACAGCAAGAACATCATCATACTCATCACGGACATCTATCAATTGGCTGGCCTGTTCACCATGCCGCGCCTGGCGCACGGCTGCATACAGTATCTGGACTATAAGATCAACAAGATAAATGTGCTCGAAGCGCTCTACAATGCGGACAAAAACAA CATCAAAATCATTAAGGATCACTGCATGCAATTCATTATCAAGGAGGAGAACTTCACAGAAGTGGTCATGTCCAGTGAGTTCAGTGATCTAGACAAGCCATTGCTGGTCGAGATTATACGCAAGCGTTTGCATCCCAGCAAATTGGTCTTGGACATCAGCTTTGAGTCAAATATTG GAACCACGTTGGAGCTGGATATGGCCTTGTTCTTGGAGACAACGGGCAAGGACTTTTGTGACATAAGCCTTATACTGGAGGATCATGTGATACCGGCCCATAAGTCTGTGTTATCAGCACGTTGTACCTATTTTCAGGGCATGTTTCGCTCGTTCATGCCACCGGATAATACCGTCAAT ATACAAATTGGAGAAATTTCACCCTCGCTGGAGGCTTTCCACTCGCTGTTAcgctatatatattatgggGAGACCAAGATGCCGCCACAGGATGCACTCTATCTGTTCCAGGCACCCTGTTTTTATGGCCTGTCCAACAATCGTTTGCATGCCTTTTGTAAATACTCATTGGAGCATAATATTACATCAGAGAATGTGCTGCAAACATTGGAGGCGTCCGATATAACAAAAATCTATGACATAAAGGATtatgcattaaaattaattgtcaAAGATTTTGCCAAAGTGGCCAGGCTGCCCAAACTTGGAGGTTTGTCGCGCGAACTGTTACTGGAGATAATACGCGCTGTGGCCGATTCGCAAGGCGAGTTTTTGACCCGCATCAACATCAATGCCGATATCTGA
- the MED22 gene encoding mediator of RNA polymerase II transcription subunit 22 yields the protein MASSSRTTILPQSKEALLKSYNARLKDDVRSMLENFEEILKLARRESHSQISKTTQCEQDALEMQVRAANMVRAGESLMKLVADLKQYLILNDFHSVNEAITNNSQLFRATQIECDKKLMKLRDEMAMDLYDLEEEYYTSIFK from the exons ATGGCAAGCAGCTCACGGACCACAATACTGCCGCAATCGAAAGAGGCGCTGCTGAAGTCCTACAATGCGCGCCTCAAAGACGATGTGCGCAGCATGTTGGAAAACTTTGAAG AAATTCTGAAGCTGGCGCGGCGCGAAAGTCACAGTCAAATTTCAAAGACAACACAGTGCGAGCAGGATGCACTAGAGATGCAAGTGAGAGCCGCCAACATGG TGCGAGCTGGTGAATCGCTGATGAAGCTAGTTGCAGATCTCAAGCAATATCTAATACTCAATGACTTTCATTCGGTGAATGAGGCAATCACAAACAACTCACAGCTGTTTCGCGCTACGCAAATTGAGTGCGACAAAAAGCTGATGAAGCTGCGCGACGAGATGGCCATGGACCTGTACGATCTGGAGGAGGAGTACTACACTAGCATATTTAAATAG
- the LOC116652165 gene encoding uncharacterized protein, translating into MQKYLLSSQFKNTTKLAAAYRMGTSFSFFFDRFAAKEDVRVLMIGLDAAGKTTTLYQLKLGATLTNIPTIGFNVEILEYKRLRLTVWDIGGQKRVRSMWRYYYNNAAGVIFVVDAADVERFPEAMTELHSVLRVNELKDSVVLVFANKQDLPHAIAPADLALRLRLDELQQRWKVHGVSAANGHGVLEGMELLYRMIRQRRQRVRTERRFKSFF; encoded by the coding sequence atgcaaaaatatttgctcagttctcaatttaaaaatacaacaaaattagCAGCCGCATACAGAATGGGCacatcattttcatttttcttcgATCGGTTTGCTGCCAAGGAGGATGTGCGTGTGTTGATGATTGGACTGGACGCAGCCGGCAAGACCACAACTCTGTATCAACTTAAGCTGGGCGCCACTCTAACCAACATACCGACCATTGGATTCAATGTGGAAATATTGGAATACAAGCGCCTCCGTCTGACCGTTTGGGATATTGGCGGACAGAAGCGTGTGCGTTCCATGTGGCGATATTACTATAATAATGCAGCTGGCGTCATATTTGTGGTGGATGCCGCTGATGTTGAACGTTTTCCCGAGGCCATGACCGAGCTGCATTCGGTGCTGCGCGTGAACGAACTAAAGGACAGTGTCGTACTGGTTTTTGCCAACAAGCAGGATCTGCCGCATGCCATTGCACCGGCAGATCTAGCCTTGCGATTGCGCTTGGATGAGCTACAACAGCGCTGGAAGGTGCACGGCGTCAGCGCCGCCAACGGACACGGCGTTCTCGAGGGCATGGAACTGCTCTATCGCATGATACGACAGCGTCGTCAGCGTGTCCGTACCGAGCGTCGTTTCAAATCATTCTTCTAG
- the LOC6635500 gene encoding LOW QUALITY PROTEIN: uncharacterized protein (The sequence of the model RefSeq protein was modified relative to this genomic sequence to represent the inferred CDS: inserted 2 bases in 1 codon; deleted 2 bases in 1 codon): MYKTIRHGENSLQYTILPQNDDFRIEGKLTNASCSLAANATASVSNTSVTSSTAGPGGKRSASTSPRRRRTFFAYLGLIFVCTVIIGAVLIPFLVSAECLPSPAEWFLKTKAAFTHSGERQLPHIADGKAATAAAPAPAPPVAAILGQNVGKTVQIVKHDGIEQFVLKLDKTATTTTTTTIATTTTTTPGMQTTEQQLLASTVRSALPAATYSTLATVXPPPTTPPPPPPPPPPPLSNRLAATITTRIIQVPLLKSAAKKPIMPPVLAKTQSTQLQQQQQQQQQLPGNEAVEQNRSNSAWMNTRWAYIDPSTYVQWSGYKAEDSVLLPALLGFALIGMILIITVCLVARNKRTIVSSVRKRNRNDIEEQGAEDNATLLTTTNLSDDD, translated from the exons atgtacaaaacAATTAGGCACGGCGAGAACAGTTTGCAATATACAATTTTGCCGCAAAACGACGATTTTCGGATTGAGGGCAAACTGACAAAcgccagctgcagcttggCAGCAAACGCTACCGCATCCGTGTCGAATACGTCCGTTACGTCCAGCACGGCCGGGCCGGGCGGCAAGCGCAGCGCGTCGACATCGCCGCGCAGACGTCGCACATTCTTTGCATATCTGGGCCTGATCTTTGTCTGTACGGTTATCATTGGCGCCGTGCTAATACCGTTTCTGGTTTCCGCCGAGTGCTTGCCCAGCCCAGCCGAATGGTTCCTCAAAACGAAGGCGGCGTTCACGCACAGTGGCGAGCGACAGTTGCCGCATATTGCAGACggaaaagcagcaacagctgcggcTCCAGCACCAGCTCCGCCAGTGGCGGCCATTTTGGGCCAGAATGTTGGCAAAACTGTGCAGATTGTCAAGCACGATGGCATTGAGCAGTTTGTCTTAAAGCTGGACAAAactgcgacaacaacaacaacaacaacaatcgcaacaacaacaacaacaacacctgGCATGCAGACAACTGAACAACAGCTTTTGGCTAGCACCGTACGATCAGCCTTGCCGGCAGCAACATATTCAACACTGGCAACAGT GCCACCACCAACAacgccaccaccgccgccaccgccgccgccg ccACCGCTTAGCAATCGCCTGGCCGCAACCATAACCACGCGCATTATACAAGTACCGCTGCTCAAATCGGCAGCCAAGAAGCCCATCATGCCGCCCGTGCTGGCCAAGACCCAGAGCacacagctgcaacagcagcagcaacagcaacaacaattgcctgGAAACGAGGCTGTGGAGCAGAACAGAAGCAACAGCGCTTGGATGAACACACGCTGGGCGTACATAGATCCATCCACCTACGTCCAGTGGTCG GGCTACAAGGCTGAGGATAGCGTGCTGTTGCCCGCATTGCTTGGATTTGCACTTATTGGcatgattttaattataacGGTCTGCCTGGTGGCACGCAACAAGCGCACCATTGTGTCCTCGGTGCGCAAGCGGAATCGTAAC
- the LOC6635502 gene encoding nucleosome assembly protein 1-like 4 — MFNIGTSSEVSSTATIVNVKDAMNTPTASISNCNRIRSRSRSRSRSRSRSRSPGAISDSFKLSPAEMPSNSRRAFLQHMVDNLPKTVRNRVLALKHNQLQQIKISEQFFREVYDLEKRFYLQSCTLFDVRRDIVAGDVEPPVMERYWREEPDELLEEIKTTEEFKQLTEQLHQLPSNAVGVPSFWLTVFRNVALISDLVQEHDEPLLECLLDVRISYEPDSYTVHFQFRPNGYLHTSSLQLTKKYILRHEADKDYPFMFEGPEIVRCEGCHIHWRDGSNLTLQTVKQKRPRKGARNISKVMPRESFFRFFSPPQAMDLSLADEKTKMVLGADFEVGYLLRTQIVPKAILFYTGDIVDNVNDELCTADNTSASLSSLSHGDQDNQRNSKERPSISSVNPK, encoded by the coding sequence ATGTTCAACATTGGCACCAGCTCGGAAGTCAGCTCAACGGCGACCATTGTAAATGTGAAGGATGCGATGAATACGCCAACTGCCTCAATATCTAATTGCAATCGTATAAGGAGTCGTAGTCGTAGTCGTAGTCgtagtcgcagtcgcagtcggagTCCCGGTGCCATCTCCGACAGCTTTAAGTTGAGTCCGGCAGAGATGCCGTCGAACAGTCGCAGAGCCTTTCTACAGCACATGGTTGATAATTTGCCAAAGACGGTGCGCAATCGTGTGTTGGCGCTGAAGCACAATCAATTGCAGCAGATTAAAATATCGGAGCAATTCTTTCGCGAGGTCTACGATCTTGAGAAGCGTTTCTATTTGCAGAGTTGTACGCTCTTTGATGTCCGGCGCGATATTGTCGCCGGTGATGTGGAGCCGCCGGTAATGGAGCGCTATTGGCGCGAGGAGCCCGATGAATTGCTCGAGGAGATTAAGACCACAGAGGAATTTAAGCAACTGACCGAACAGCTGCATCAATTGCCATCCAATGCGGTGGGCGTGCCTAGTTTCTGGTTAACGGTCTTTCGCAATGTGGCCCTCATCTCAGATCTGGTGCAGGAGCACGATGAGCCATTGCTCGAGTGCCTGCTCGATGTGCGCATTAGTTACGAGCCAGATAGTTATACAGTTCATTTTCAGTTTCGTCCCAATGGGTATCTGCACACATCCTCTCTGcagctaacaaaaaaatatatattgcgtCACGAGGCGGACAAGGACTATCCATTTATGTTCGAGGGTCCAGAAATTGTACGTTGCGAGGGCTGTCACATTCACTGGCGGGATGGCTCTAATCTGACATTACAGACGGTCAAACAGAAACGTCCCCGGAAAGGTGCACGCAATATATCAAAGGTGATGCCACGTGAGTCCTTCTTTCGATTCTTCTCACCGCCGCAGGCGATGGATCTATCATTGGCCGATGAGAAGACAAAAATGGTACTTGGCGCCGACTTTGAGGTGGGCTATTTGCTGCGCACCCAAATTGTGCCCAAGGCGATACTCTTCTATACTGGCGACATTGTGGATAACGTCAACGATGAGCTCTGCACAGCGGACAATACATCGGCATCGTTGTCCTCTCTGTCGCATGGTGATCAAGATAATCAAAGGAACTCAAAGGAACGCCCCAGCATTAGCAGTGTTAATCCTAAATAG
- the LOC6635501 gene encoding uncharacterized protein: MLLIICLGLGLMAALLSLGLMVVLPLLGLLLVLLGLSLLLLSRKSALIFGKYPCKGIFYRIKYGIALLVLRQLRYRIYQRNEEQLSSAAHLATLDRPQPLTNDPKSYDVVSFMAANAAGQKLMVSLERRRRGVLKAALYLWLPDGHLYSLPKLPDMVHFTSDGNEESTEFRGAGFHIYPEESMRVWRLEYVGQLRRSMINEPATNDEQLVEVQLDMKFTSTAEHFNYNRDLSSSLIADSIAREAWNDSFYGMLKSVGHIVEKRTHYEQNGQLSGSIVLGQSRLQLELRGFRDHSFGTERCLSSINRYVYFALLLDDGSSMVVGNLSQPSFFLSSLKVGYVCTPQGVYQPITASNFELYSYGEKGTPPQHQNFIVHTAERAYLIQIRVEHSAVRYVGGDWESKVYNQFVACTVNGISGQGHAEYLYRHNMGRPESVTAQDPQWYQRIKCFERSLSNMELVCDEDFIF; this comes from the coding sequence ATGCTCTTGATAATCTGTCTTGGCCTTGGCTTAATGGCTGCGCTGCTTAGCCTTGGCTTAATGGTGGTGCTGCCCCTGCTTggcttgttgttggtgctgttgGGCCtatcgctgctgttgctcagcCGCAAATCGGCGCTCATCTTTGGCAAATATCCATGCAAGGGCATCTTTTACAGGATCAAGTATGGCATTGCGTTGCTTGTGCTGCGCCAGCTGCGCTATCGCATCTACCAACGCAACGAGGAGCAGCTCAGCTCGGCGGCGCATCTGGCCACGCTGGATCGCCCGCAGCCGCTGACCAATGATCCGAAAAGCTATGATGTGGTTAGCTTTATGGCTGCCAATGCAGCTGGCCAGAAGCTGATGGTGTCGCTGGAGCGACGCAGACGCGGCGTGCTGAAGGCGGCCCTGTATCTATGGCTGCCCGATGGTCATTTGTACTCGCTGCCCAAGCTGCCGGACATGGTGCACTTCACCAGCGATGGCAACGAGGAGAGCACCGAATTTCGTGGTGCTGGCTTCCATATCTATCCGGAGGAATCGATGCGCGTCTGGCGCCTCGAATATGTGGGCCAGCTGCGACGCTCCATGATCAACGAACCGGCGACGAATGATGAGCAGCTGGTGGAAGTGCAGCTGGATATGAAATTCACAAGCACGGCGGAGCATTTCAACTACAATCGCGATCTTAGCTCATCGTTGATTGCCGACTCTATAGCGCGCGAGGCCTGGAACGATAGCTTCTATGGCATGCTCAAGAGCGTCGGTCACATTGTGGAGAAGCGTACCCACTATGAGCAGAATGGCCAGCTTTCCGGCAGCATTGTGCTCGGCCAGAGCCGGCTGCAGCTGGAACTGCGCGGATTTCGGGATCATAGCTTTGGCACCGAGCGCTGCCTGAGCTCCATCAATCGCTATGTCTACTTTGCCCTACTGCTGGACGATGGCAGCAGCATGGTCGTTGGCAATCTTAGCCAGCCCTCGTTCTTTCTATCCTCGCTCAAAGTGGGCTATGTGTGCACGCCGCAAGGTGTCTATCAGCCGATCACCGCCAGCAATTTTGAGCTGTACTCCTACGGGGAGAAGGGCACGCCGCCCCAGCATCAGAATTTCATAGTGCATACCGCGGAGCGCGCCTATCTGATCCAAATACGTGTGGAACACAGCGCTGTACGCTATGTGGGCGGCGACTGGGAGTCCAAGGTGTACAATCAGTTTGTGGCCTGCACCGTTAATGGGATTAGCGGCCAGGGACATGCCGAATATCTCTACAGGCACAACATGGGCCGACCCGAGTCGGTCACCGCCCAGGATCCGCAGTGGTATCAGCGTATTAAGTGCTTCGAGCGCAGTCTGAGCAACATGGAGCTGGTCTGCGATGAGGATTTCATATTCTAG